AATAAGCGCCACGCCTTACATATTTACTTTTAAAATGTACGATTGGCTGCGCTTAGACCTTAACGGCGAACCCCGGGCCATCAACATTGAACATGCTTTCAACAACCTGAACTTTGAACGAAAAGGGGAGCAGGTTAAAAAAGAATTAATCTCAAAACAATCGGTGATCGGGCAGGGGAATGACTGGCAATTGGTACATTGCCCTACTCATCCGGCACATTTTTATGATGTGCACCGGATTGAATTCAACACCCGGTTTACGGTTGAAACAAATAATACCTGTCATATATTAATGCTGGTAGAAGGCAGTGCTGTGACGGTTGAAACAGGGGATGGGGTTATTACCACATTTAATTATGCCGAAACTTTTGTGATCCCTGCTGCGGCAACCAGCTATACACTCATTAACCGGGGCCCCGGCGTTGCAAAAGTGGTAAAGGCTTTTTGTAAAGAAAATATAACTGAACTAAAATAATACCAGGAAACACTATGAAAAGATTGTTATTGTTTGTAGCTATGAGTAGTTGCGTTATGGGTGCATTTGCTCAGCAGAAAGAACCGGTTGAATATGCCGATCCTTTACTGGGAACTTCTGAATCGCGCTGGATGTTGAACCCCGCCGCTACCATGCCCTTTGGGATGGTGCAGCTGGCGCCCGATAACCAGGGCGGCGTTTGGAAATCAGGTTATGAGTATACGCTGAATAATATTGGCGGCTTTAGTCATATCCATTCCTGGACCATGGCCGGCTTATCGGTTATGCCTACTGTTGGGGCATTGAATACGCGCAGAGGCCCTGCTGACGGTCCCACTACCGGCTGGACTACCGGTTACCGCTCCCGTATTTATAAAGAAACGGAAAAAGCCAGTCCGGGTTATTATGGCGTGAAGCTCATGAACGGTGATATTACTACCGAACTCACCAGCACCACCCGTGCGGGTTTCTTCCGTTTTTCTATTCCCGAAGAAGAAGACCTGCACATTCTGCTCGACCTGGATATTCCTTTTGAGAACACCGCCGAGATCCTGGATGCAAAGATCACCAAAGTGAGCGACCGGGAAATTGAAGGCTATTCAAAACAAAAATGGGCGTGGCAGGAATACGTCGTTCACTTTGTGGTTCGGTTTAACCGGCCTATTGAAAGCTTTGGCGGCTGGAAGGGCAATCAAACTATAAAAGATGTAAATGAAGTAGCCGGCAAAGGCCGTATGGGCGCATTTGCCAACTTCAAAACGAAACAGAACGATGTGTTGTTGATGCAATCAGCTATTTCACTGGTAAGCATAGAAAATGCCCGGTTGAACCTGGAAACAGAAATGAACCCTTTCAACTGGAATTTCGATGCGGTAAAAGACAATGCGAAAAAAGTATGGAATACGCTGTTGAGTAAAATACAAATAGAAGGCGGCACCGAAACGGATAAAAAGAAATTCTATTCCAACCTGTACCGGTCGTATTGCGCCCGTACTACCTGGAGCGATGTGAACGGCAAGTATGTAGATGTAAATGAAAAGATCAGGCAGGCCGATTCGCCTGTTTATGGCAGTGATGCCTTATGGAATACTTTCTGGAACCTGAACCAGTTGTGGTCACTGGTAAATCCTGACCTTACCAACAACTGGGTGAAGTCGTTACTCGAAATTTATAACACCGGCGGCTGGTTGCCCAAGGGCCCTGCGGGGATAGAGTATTCCGGGATTATGGAAGCTTCGCATGAAATTCCGCTCATTGTTGGCGCCTATCAAAAAGGTATCCGCAATTATGATGCGGAGAATGCCTTCAAAGCCATGCTGCACCAGCAAACAACGCCAGGTGTGGTAACGCCCGAAGGTGGCTTTGCGGGCAACAAGTTTTTTGAGTCATACATGAAACTGGGCTACGTGCCCAAT
The Niastella koreensis GR20-10 genome window above contains:
- a CDS encoding GH92 family glycosyl hydrolase: MKRLLLFVAMSSCVMGAFAQQKEPVEYADPLLGTSESRWMLNPAATMPFGMVQLAPDNQGGVWKSGYEYTLNNIGGFSHIHSWTMAGLSVMPTVGALNTRRGPADGPTTGWTTGYRSRIYKETEKASPGYYGVKLMNGDITTELTSTTRAGFFRFSIPEEEDLHILLDLDIPFENTAEILDAKITKVSDREIEGYSKQKWAWQEYVVHFVVRFNRPIESFGGWKGNQTIKDVNEVAGKGRMGAFANFKTKQNDVLLMQSAISLVSIENARLNLETEMNPFNWNFDAVKDNAKKVWNTLLSKIQIEGGTETDKKKFYSNLYRSYCARTTWSDVNGKYVDVNEKIRQADSPVYGSDALWNTFWNLNQLWSLVNPDLTNNWVKSLLEIYNTGGWLPKGPAGIEYSGIMEASHEIPLIVGAYQKGIRNYDAENAFKAMLHQQTTPGVVTPEGGFAGNKFFESYMKLGYVPNEEGQVSNTLEYAYDDWCVSQLAKALGKKTEYEQFIKRAGNYKNVFDTATRYIRMKNRDGSWVKDWSPYCCTSFSGPGYLEGNAWQYSFFNPHDVQGILNLMGKDEFNNRLEEGFKKSTKFNFNAEGDLYDRVPINHGNQPNMQAAWLFNYSGKPWLTQNYTREIMNRYYGSTPLHGWLGDEDEGQMGAWYVMAAMGLFETDGGASVKPFYEIGSPIFEKVTIALDPAYYPGKSFTIEAHNVSDKNRYIQSATLDGKPLNKPWFYHSELVDGGSLVLEMGPEPNMNWGSKPGDAPPSMSMPAGSKKIKK